Within Trichoderma atroviride chromosome 2, complete sequence, the genomic segment CTCTTTCTGAGGCTTTCCCTCAACCTTCTTGTGTTCGGTGTATATATCGGTGTCCTCTTTGGAAGTGATCTTGACTATATGACTGCACCGCTTCTTACTCGCAGTAAAGTGCCCGGTTTTCAGTGAAGCATCGGCCAGGAAAACATTGAGCCCCTTGCAGTCGGCACAATCGCACCCAACCCCTTTCTGCGCGAGACGAGGTCGCCGAGGCCACTTGCCCACATAATTGTCGAGATAGGCTTTGATCAGCGTATAAATGTTTTTGCGCCAAAGCAGCGTGTTGGGATCCTTGGCCCTCTCAAGACTGAGACGCCCCATCTTGGGAGCTATCGCCCTCAAGACAGGGAACCACAAAGTGTGATAATCAGCGCTGGGTATCTGTGGCGCCACCTCGCCCATCTTGAAAAGAGCCAATGAAAATATGTCGTCGTATTTTGAGCTCGTGTTCATGACTTGCTGTAGCCAAAGGCCGAGAGTCGCCGACTGGATTTGACTTTCCACAATCTCAGTCTCCGGTTTGCCGCCGTTCAGTTCGAATTCTTGATATGCTTTGTATGCTTTGTAGTCGCGGTGGTTATGGTTATGGCTATGCGCCTCGTATCCAAACGGATCCAAGTCAGGCTCATCCAGGTCCATGTCAGAGTCTCCATCTGGCATATAATTTCGGGCACCTGGCATGTAATCATCCAACAAGACATTGTCGGAATCCATCATCAACTCATTCACGATTTCATCATCAGAACCACTTTCATCGTGTTCCATTGGGTTATTGGGCCCATTTCCGCCAAAAACAAAGTCGCCAAACCGACTGAAGAAGTCCGCTTCAttactctcttcttttcctttaccATGCATCTGTGTAAAGGCTGTTGACGTTATAAAGGCTCTTGAAGCCTTCCGGTAGAGCTCCCGTGACTTTTCGTACGAGATGTAGTCGTAGCGGCCGAAAAGGTCTATTTCGTTGATGAACCCAAGGAACGCGTCGGGCTTACTCCCGGGATCGATTTCATCTCCTCTAGATGATCATTCAAGTCAGCTCAAAGCGCGCCAAAGAAGGTAGAAATGGACTAATCAGTAGTCTCACGTACACTTG encodes:
- a CDS encoding uncharacterized protein (EggNog:ENOG41); translated protein: MHGKGKEESNEADFFSRFGDFVFGGNGPNNPMEHDESGSDDEIVNELMMDSDNVLLDDYMPGARNYMPDGDSDMDLDEPDLDPFGYEAHSHNHNHRDYKAYKAYQEFELNGGKPETEIVESQIQSATLGLWLQQVMNTSSKYDDIFSLALFKMGEVAPQIPSADYHTLWFPVLRAIAPKMGRLSLERAKDPNTLLWRKNIYTLIKAYLDNYVGKWPRRPRLAQKGVGCDCADCKGLNVFLADASLKTGHFTASKKRCSHIVKITSKEDTDIYTEHKKVEGKPQKEKLVLTKSRKKMLARARTAWKERRDEATKQLGTFEQKHLGALLGPEWMTLFSMAHLEGPSLSDMDMRKALRLKTERENIPREPAYMDPSTIAMFFGGLPSMSMGGELQLHVYLTCLLGL